The Salvelinus alpinus chromosome 28, SLU_Salpinus.1, whole genome shotgun sequence genome includes a window with the following:
- the LOC139556980 gene encoding proteasome subunit alpha type-7-B-like, protein MSYDRAITVFSPDGHLFQVEYAQEAVKKGSTAVGVRGKNVVVLGVEKRTVAKLQDDRTVRKICALDDNVFMAFAGLTADARIVVNRARVECQSHRLTVEDPVTVEYITRFISSIKQRYTQSNGRRPFGISSLIVGFDFDGTPHLYQTDPSGTYHAWKANAIGRSAKTVREFLEKNYKEEHMESDTDAIKLAVRALLEVVQSGGKNIELAIMKRDESMKILVQEEIEEYVTAIEKEKEDAEKQKNKKT, encoded by the exons ATGAGCTACGATCGTGCAATCACAGTGTTCTCACCTGATGGCCACTTATTCCAGGTGGAATACGCACAGGAGGCGGTCAAAAAAGGTTCAACCGCT GTTGGAGTGCGAGGAAAAAACGTCGTTGTGCTAGGAGTGGAGAAGAGAACCGTCGCCAAGCTCCAAGATGACAGAACAGTACGCAAAATCTGCGCCTTGGATGACAACGTCTTCATGGCCTTTGCAG GGTTGACAGCAGATGCCAGGATCGTTGTTAACAGGGCTCGGGTGGAGTGTCAGAGTCACAGGCTAACAGTGGAAGACCCTGTGACTGTGGAGTACATCACACGCTTCATCTCCAGCATCAAacag CGCTACACCCAAAGCAATGGGCGAAGGCCCTTTGGCATCTCCTCCCTCATTGTGGGGTTTGATTTCGATGGAACACCCCATCTGTACCAAACTGACCCTTCAGGAACATATCATGCCTGGAAG GCAAATGCCATTGGAAGATCTGCCAAGACTGTACGTGAGTTTCTAGAGAAGAACTATAAAGAGGAGCATATGGAGTCCGATACAGACGCCATTAAACTGGCCGTCAGAGCGCTACTTGAG GTTGTCCAGTCAGGGGGAAAGAACATTGAGTTGGCCATTATGAAGCGGGACGAATCGATGAAG ATTCTGGTCCAAGAGGAAATCGAGGAATACGTCACGGCGATTGAAAAGGAAAAAGAGGACGCAGAGAAACAAAAGAATAAGAAAACATGA